In one window of Kosmotoga pacifica DNA:
- a CDS encoding SPL family radical SAM protein, translated as MIYETTIKNPITKSKIPVADYAINPYVGCTMGCKYCFAQFIGAFKYKGGTWGRDVWIRRNIPEILPRSLSKISLGRFFLSSSCDSYQHIEKKTELTREILKILISRWTPIFIMTKSNLILRDIDLLKKSNDLLVNITITTDSESVRKTLEPGASSIEDRLETVRRLKEAGINTGVFVGPVLPMNPEKLALKLKSIVDRVHLDPLNYPHQVSKIYREMGWENWLYKEKYYWVRKTFEKIFGKENLD; from the coding sequence ATGATTTACGAAACAACTATTAAAAACCCAATAACAAAATCAAAGATTCCAGTAGCAGACTATGCCATTAATCCTTATGTTGGTTGTACGATGGGCTGCAAATATTGTTTTGCCCAATTCATAGGCGCTTTCAAATATAAAGGTGGGACCTGGGGAAGAGACGTCTGGATAAGGCGAAATATCCCTGAAATTCTACCAAGAAGCTTGTCGAAGATAAGTTTAGGTCGTTTTTTCTTATCTTCTTCCTGTGACTCGTACCAACATATTGAAAAGAAAACCGAATTGACCCGAGAGATTCTAAAGATTCTAATTTCTCGCTGGACTCCAATTTTTATTATGACAAAATCGAACCTGATTTTAAGGGATATTGATCTGCTCAAGAAATCTAACGATTTGCTAGTCAACATAACCATTACCACCGATAGCGAATCGGTAAGAAAGACCCTCGAGCCTGGAGCATCTTCAATAGAAGATAGGCTGGAAACTGTCAGGAGGCTTAAAGAAGCCGGAATCAACACCGGAGTTTTTGTGGGACCAGTGTTACCTATGAATCCAGAGAAATTAGCACTGAAACTTAAGAGCATAGTCGATCGGGTTCATTTAGACCCTCTGAATTATCCCCATCAGGTGAGCAAGATTTATAGAGAGATGGGTTGGGAAAATTGGTTATACAAGGAAAAGTATTATTGGGTAAGGAAGACCTTCGAGAAGATCTTTGGAAAAGAAAATCTTGATTAA
- a CDS encoding histidine phosphatase family protein: MVTNIYLVRHAHSIYTPDEIGRPLSPKGIKDAGKVKEILLDMDVTVIISSPYARAIQTVQGLHDELGCVFEIWDEFREREISKEPVEDFNEAMDMLWGNYDFSFEGGESNKAAQLRGIKGINKVLDKFEGENIVIGTHGNIMVLIMNYYDSNYDYNFWKQLKMPDIYKLSFENKIIKEISHVK, encoded by the coding sequence TTGGTTACGAATATTTATCTAGTCAGGCATGCGCATTCGATATATACGCCAGATGAAATTGGTCGCCCTTTATCACCGAAGGGAATTAAAGATGCTGGAAAGGTAAAGGAAATCTTATTAGATATGGATGTGACAGTCATTATTTCAAGCCCATATGCCAGGGCGATTCAAACTGTGCAAGGTTTGCACGATGAACTCGGATGTGTATTCGAAATATGGGATGAATTTAGGGAAAGGGAAATTTCAAAAGAACCTGTGGAAGATTTTAATGAAGCAATGGATATGTTGTGGGGGAATTATGATTTTTCATTTGAAGGTGGGGAATCAAATAAAGCGGCGCAATTAAGAGGGATTAAGGGAATAAATAAAGTGCTTGATAAATTTGAAGGAGAAAATATTGTTATCGGAACACACGGCAATATAATGGTACTGATAATGAATTATTATGACAGTAACTATGATTATAATTTTTGGAAACAGCTCAAAATGCCAGATATCTATAAGTTGAGTTTTGAAAATAAGATAATAAAAGAAATTTCCCATGTGAAGTAG
- a CDS encoding AAA family ATPase, which yields MKELIIINGPPGIGKSTISSRLLQMLEDSVWLDGDWCWMMNPWVVNEETKEIALKNITFCLNIFLKSKSYKRIIFSWVMHKKEIFDDVLSRLDGIPFKKHMITLMASPEALENRMKAGGRKEEKIKSALKSLPLYHELNTTIIDTSNKSVDETLEILLELIV from the coding sequence ATGAAAGAATTGATCATAATTAATGGTCCACCCGGAATAGGAAAATCAACCATTTCCAGTAGACTATTGCAGATGCTCGAGGATTCTGTATGGCTGGATGGGGATTGGTGCTGGATGATGAACCCCTGGGTGGTAAACGAGGAAACCAAAGAAATCGCTCTTAAAAACATTACATTTTGCCTAAATATTTTTCTAAAAAGTAAGAGTTATAAGAGAATTATCTTCTCATGGGTTATGCATAAAAAGGAGATCTTTGATGATGTCCTGTCAAGATTAGATGGAATTCCATTTAAAAAGCATATGATCACATTAATGGCATCTCCAGAAGCGCTTGAAAATAGAATGAAGGCCGGAGGCAGAAAAGAAGAAAAGATAAAAAGCGCTCTGAAGAGCTTACCTCTATATCATGAACTCAATACGACGATAATTGATACGTCAAATAAATCTGTAGACGAAACACTGGAAATCCTTTTAGAACTGATAGTTTAA
- a CDS encoding radical SAM protein — MVELLKLYAKLRVKPSRNIGLTKYIFPSESVGLYLHVPFCKHFCAFCPYHKLKYDPVLAREYVGLVIKEYRLHELKQFNSLYIGGGTPSGDPELLKRLLNFLRDDVSGEIALEVHPLDASTEKLREIKALGVNYVSLGIQSFSDEVLEHFGRDHSARDSFLALKNSIDAGFDFVDVDLVFDPLSFTSESIQNDLESAMRLLPQQISVYPMMRFSYTKFKNTRNDSKNELKIFDGLDEIADRNGYERDTLWTYRRKDLNKRYTSVAREFYLGLGLSASTFTGNVFATNTFSLDHYRKSLAEKSLPIGSQFSLNVFQGALYYSFWAFYAGRLDFSRLSGFFPGAAKKLRFLLEWLRIMGYLTRRDNLYLLTRRGRRNFHRTEEWLTYAFIDPLWRKLRSEGSQL, encoded by the coding sequence ATGGTTGAACTGCTAAAGTTATACGCAAAATTGCGTGTTAAACCTTCAAGGAACATTGGCTTAACTAAATACATTTTTCCTTCCGAAAGCGTTGGTTTATATTTGCATGTACCCTTTTGCAAACACTTTTGCGCCTTCTGCCCCTATCATAAATTGAAATACGACCCCGTTCTCGCCAGAGAATATGTGGGTCTGGTCATTAAGGAATACCGGCTGCATGAATTGAAACAGTTCAATTCTTTATACATAGGCGGAGGCACTCCTTCGGGAGATCCGGAACTCCTGAAAAGATTGTTGAACTTTCTAAGAGACGACGTCTCTGGTGAAATCGCTTTGGAAGTTCACCCGCTCGATGCATCCACTGAAAAGCTGAGGGAAATAAAAGCATTGGGTGTGAATTATGTTAGCCTGGGTATTCAATCCTTCAGCGATGAGGTACTCGAGCATTTTGGCAGAGACCACAGCGCGAGGGATAGCTTCCTCGCTTTGAAGAACAGTATTGATGCGGGCTTCGATTTTGTGGATGTGGATCTGGTTTTTGACCCGCTGAGTTTTACAAGCGAAAGCATTCAAAATGATCTGGAAAGTGCCATGCGGCTTTTGCCACAGCAGATTTCCGTCTATCCCATGATGCGTTTTTCATATACGAAATTCAAAAACACCAGAAATGACAGCAAAAACGAATTGAAGATTTTTGACGGTTTAGATGAAATCGCAGACAGAAACGGTTACGAAAGAGATACCCTCTGGACTTATCGGAGAAAGGATTTGAATAAGAGATACACCTCAGTTGCAAGAGAGTTTTATCTTGGACTGGGTTTGAGCGCTTCAACTTTTACAGGCAATGTGTTTGCCACGAACACATTTTCTCTGGATCATTATCGCAAAAGTCTTGCAGAAAAGAGTTTACCGATAGGTTCGCAGTTTTCTCTCAATGTATTTCAGGGGGCACTGTATTATTCCTTCTGGGCCTTTTACGCCGGGCGACTGGATTTTAGCAGGTTGTCCGGATTCTTCCCGGGTGCGGCAAAAAAGCTCCGCTTTCTGCTGGAATGGCTGAGAATCATGGGCTATTTAACGAGAAGGGATAATCTTTATTTGCTAACCCGACGTGGAAGAAGAAACTTTCACCGGACTGAAGAATGGCTGACCTACGCTTTTATTGACCCCCTTTGGCGCAAACTGAGAAGTGAGGGTTCTCAATTATAA
- the galK gene encoding galactokinase, with amino-acid sequence MEYYVAPGRLNIIGEHTDYNDGFVLPVAVDRYVQVGITKSENHLVYVASQGFGEFSFDPKSISPSGSWKDYVMGIFDILKKEKEIDFPGLKLEIKSNVPEGAGLSSSAAIEVAVITALNGFLGIGLTDKERYLLSQKAENEFVGVQCGIMDQFVSVMGKKNHAIFLDTMTLEHEYVPLKTDEYTLVIVDSKVKHNLSDGGYNQRKEEAKKALEEFGVRSYRELSLSQLFMKRSQVSEVSYKRAMHVVTENERVKEAMDILKHSNFENLGRVLNQSHESLAIEYEVSCDEVNFIVDTLKELDGVTGCRMIGGGFGGAVLAVCEKSKVEEVFEKVKVEYAKKYGIDADTYLIESADGARQVNRPLI; translated from the coding sequence ATGGAATACTACGTTGCGCCAGGAAGATTAAATATCATCGGTGAACATACGGACTACAATGACGGTTTCGTTCTACCAGTTGCCGTGGACAGGTATGTGCAGGTAGGTATAACCAAAAGCGAAAACCATCTGGTATATGTTGCTTCTCAAGGCTTTGGGGAATTCAGTTTTGATCCTAAAAGCATTTCCCCATCCGGTAGCTGGAAAGATTATGTGATGGGAATTTTCGATATTTTAAAGAAAGAAAAAGAAATCGATTTTCCAGGATTGAAGCTCGAGATAAAATCAAATGTGCCTGAAGGCGCGGGGCTTTCGAGCTCCGCCGCAATAGAGGTTGCTGTGATAACAGCTCTAAATGGTTTTCTAGGGATCGGTCTTACCGATAAAGAAAGGTACCTACTTTCACAGAAAGCAGAGAATGAATTTGTTGGTGTGCAATGTGGTATCATGGATCAATTTGTTTCTGTTATGGGAAAGAAAAACCATGCTATTTTCCTCGATACAATGACATTAGAACACGAATACGTGCCGCTGAAAACCGATGAATACACCCTCGTCATAGTCGATTCGAAAGTTAAGCATAATCTCTCTGATGGTGGCTACAACCAGAGAAAAGAAGAAGCAAAGAAAGCTCTTGAAGAATTCGGGGTCAGAAGCTATCGTGAACTATCACTTTCTCAGCTCTTTATGAAGAGGTCTCAAGTGAGTGAAGTTAGCTACAAGAGAGCTATGCATGTGGTAACCGAGAACGAGCGCGTGAAAGAAGCCATGGACATATTGAAGCACTCCAACTTCGAGAACCTTGGCAGGGTGTTGAACCAGAGCCACGAGTCTCTTGCGATTGAGTACGAAGTGAGTTGCGACGAAGTGAACTTCATTGTGGATACCCTGAAAGAGCTCGATGGTGTCACAGGGTGCCGCATGATAGGCGGCGGTTTCGGTGGTGCTGTTCTGGCGGTATGTGAAAAGAGCAAGGTGGAAGAGGTATTTGAAAAAGTAAAAGTTGAATACGCCAAAAAGTACGGTATTGATGCCGATACCTATTTGATAGAATCCGCAGATGGCGCCCGGCAGGTAAATAGGCCTCTCATATAA
- a CDS encoding GNAT family N-acetyltransferase produces the protein MIEIELKMFERNDFERLIGWIESPEFLFQWAGTIFSYPLDELQLEEYIQGAEGVQPIRRIFKAVDINANTVVGHIELNNIDLRNKVARISRVLVGEPSMRGKGVGAQMIRKLLEIGFNQLGLHRIELLVFDFNKAAIRCYEKVGFVKEGLLREARKINDEYQNLYLMSILESEWRAQRLTPNR, from the coding sequence ATGATAGAGATAGAATTAAAAATGTTCGAGCGAAACGATTTTGAACGGTTGATTGGCTGGATCGAATCTCCAGAGTTTCTCTTCCAATGGGCCGGGACAATTTTTAGCTATCCATTAGATGAGTTACAACTCGAAGAGTACATTCAAGGAGCTGAAGGAGTCCAACCCATAAGAAGAATCTTTAAGGCTGTGGATATAAACGCTAATACGGTGGTCGGTCATATTGAGCTGAACAATATTGACTTGCGAAACAAGGTTGCGAGAATTTCCCGTGTTCTGGTGGGAGAGCCTTCCATGAGAGGGAAAGGTGTTGGTGCCCAGATGATAAGAAAGCTCCTGGAGATAGGGTTCAACCAGTTAGGATTGCATCGCATAGAGCTACTCGTCTTTGACTTTAACAAGGCAGCTATCAGATGTTATGAAAAGGTCGGTTTTGTGAAAGAAGGCCTCCTCCGTGAAGCCCGGAAAATAAACGACGAGTATCAGAACCTCTATCTAATGAGCATTCTTGAATCTGAATGGAGAGCACAGCGCTTAACACCAAATCGATAG
- a CDS encoding NUDIX domain-containing protein — protein sequence MADVLGKVTAFITRKTGNGVELLLLKHPSAGIQIPAGTVEIGETYLEAVIRETAEETGLTNVEVKNLIGYKNVQLPEGKFVVLNKTKVYSRPDFKSFNWAEFRRGLPVTRIREESGFAQVQITMEYDESPGQKYITYSILGWVPIDTLTNKIRRHYYHLICNEDTPRSWEQFSDNHLFKLFWTPISKLPAIVSPQNEWFEYVLNNLRYKFE from the coding sequence ATGGCAGATGTGTTGGGTAAAGTGACAGCGTTTATTACCAGAAAAACGGGAAATGGAGTGGAGTTACTGCTTCTTAAACACCCATCAGCAGGTATTCAAATACCGGCCGGGACAGTAGAGATCGGGGAAACTTATTTGGAAGCTGTTATTAGAGAAACTGCCGAAGAAACTGGGTTAACCAATGTTGAGGTTAAAAACTTAATAGGGTATAAAAATGTACAGCTTCCTGAAGGTAAATTCGTTGTCTTGAATAAAACGAAGGTGTATTCAAGACCGGATTTTAAGAGTTTTAACTGGGCTGAATTTAGAAGAGGATTGCCTGTAACTCGTATTCGAGAAGAAAGTGGGTTTGCGCAGGTGCAAATAACTATGGAATACGATGAATCTCCAGGACAAAAATATATAACATACAGTATTTTAGGTTGGGTCCCCATCGATACTCTGACAAATAAGATCAGGCGCCATTACTACCACCTGATATGTAATGAGGATACTCCGAGGAGCTGGGAGCAGTTTTCTGACAATCATCTCTTTAAGCTTTTCTGGACACCCATTTCGAAATTACCTGCCATCGTATCACCGCAAAATGAATGGTTTGAATACGTACTTAATAATTTAAGATATAAATTCGAGTAA
- a CDS encoding protease inhibitor I42 family protein — translation MRKVSSLLLMVTVFTAFAFSSTCTSKETANNIGLSNTAVVELKETPSTGYLWHFEIFGSDTVEFQSRVVEPSSESTAMGAPIKVRWNFKPLKKGKATIIFWLYRSWEGKEKAIDLRVFNIVVKKNEEVPGERLLEDCSYVVYSGDEITVELEENPSTGYFWCFSNSNPEILSLSEELIVKSGKLPGEPSVKEWKFKTINPGICLLAFQLKRSSEEQSIEERFVGIRVKTGKERTEIKELKKGTNALNIGETAVLSLEENASTGFTWHLSLSHEGIVEILSKTITTQAPPGLVGAPSKVSWFIKGIKAGRVKLTLKKYRTWEGEDSAIEILKYSIEVR, via the coding sequence ATGAGAAAAGTGTCTTCACTTCTATTAATGGTAACAGTCTTCACTGCTTTTGCATTTTCTTCAACATGCACCTCGAAAGAAACCGCAAACAACATTGGGCTTTCAAATACTGCCGTGGTTGAACTAAAAGAAACCCCTTCAACGGGTTATCTATGGCATTTTGAAATCTTCGGTTCTGATACTGTCGAATTTCAAAGCAGGGTAGTAGAACCATCTTCAGAATCGACTGCTATGGGGGCTCCGATAAAGGTAAGGTGGAATTTCAAGCCTTTGAAAAAAGGAAAAGCCACGATAATTTTCTGGCTTTACAGGTCGTGGGAAGGCAAAGAAAAAGCCATTGATCTGAGAGTTTTCAACATCGTTGTTAAAAAGAATGAAGAGGTTCCTGGAGAAAGACTTTTGGAAGATTGCAGTTATGTTGTATATTCGGGTGACGAGATTACGGTTGAACTAGAAGAAAACCCTTCAACAGGATATTTCTGGTGCTTTTCTAACTCCAATCCTGAGATTCTCTCTCTCAGCGAGGAGTTAATTGTAAAATCGGGAAAATTGCCCGGCGAACCTTCTGTAAAAGAATGGAAGTTTAAAACGATAAACCCTGGAATATGTTTGTTGGCTTTCCAGTTGAAAAGAAGCAGTGAGGAGCAGAGCATAGAAGAACGCTTTGTGGGCATTAGGGTAAAAACCGGGAAGGAGAGAACGGAGATTAAAGAACTTAAAAAAGGCACAAATGCACTAAATATTGGTGAGACTGCAGTGCTTTCCCTTGAGGAAAACGCCTCAACCGGGTTCACATGGCACTTAAGCCTTTCCCATGAAGGAATAGTGGAGATCTTATCGAAAACAATAACCACTCAAGCCCCACCTGGATTGGTTGGAGCCCCTTCTAAAGTGAGCTGGTTTATCAAGGGAATCAAGGCAGGAAGAGTTAAATTGACTCTAAAAAAATACCGAACCTGGGAAGGGGAAGATTCAGCAATTGAAATATTGAAATATTCAATAGAGGTAAGATGA